One region of Terricaulis silvestris genomic DNA includes:
- the lpxK gene encoding tetraacyldisaccharide 4'-kinase, translating into MRPPEFWRADARGRDSALVLRGLLTPVSWAYAWAAAQRIATTRPRHAPAPVICVGNLTVGGAGKTPVTRALRAKLGPNAHTLSRGYGGRVEGPLRVTPDMDAREVGDEPLLHAADGPAWISRDRVAGAMAAATAGAHVIIMDDGFQNPELGKDLSFVAVDAGYGIGNGQVFPAGPLRERLHNGLRRADAIVLIGDGEEHTPRWLERFQRPILRARLSPTGEAPRGKLVAFAGLARPEKFFDTLEAMDVQVEEAVPFADHHVYSEDDLEMLAQMAEERGATLITTEKDAARLTPAWRARVAVLPVAARFSDEAALDALLAPIQSRMTATHG; encoded by the coding sequence ATGCGACCGCCTGAGTTCTGGCGCGCAGACGCGCGCGGGCGCGACAGCGCGCTGGTCCTACGCGGCCTGCTGACGCCCGTTTCGTGGGCGTATGCGTGGGCCGCGGCGCAGCGCATCGCGACGACACGTCCGCGTCATGCGCCGGCGCCGGTGATCTGCGTCGGCAATCTCACCGTCGGCGGCGCCGGCAAGACGCCAGTCACGCGCGCCTTGCGTGCGAAGCTTGGGCCCAACGCCCATACGCTATCGCGCGGCTATGGCGGACGTGTTGAAGGACCGCTGCGCGTCACGCCGGATATGGATGCGCGCGAAGTTGGCGATGAGCCCCTGTTGCATGCCGCCGATGGTCCGGCATGGATATCGCGCGACCGCGTCGCTGGCGCGATGGCGGCGGCAACCGCCGGCGCGCACGTCATCATCATGGACGACGGCTTTCAGAACCCCGAACTTGGGAAGGATCTGTCGTTCGTCGCGGTGGATGCGGGCTATGGGATCGGCAACGGCCAAGTGTTTCCAGCAGGACCGCTACGCGAGCGCCTCCACAACGGGTTACGCCGCGCCGACGCCATCGTGCTGATCGGGGATGGCGAAGAGCATACCCCGCGCTGGCTGGAGCGGTTTCAGCGTCCCATATTGCGCGCACGCCTGTCGCCGACGGGCGAGGCGCCGCGCGGCAAGCTGGTAGCGTTCGCGGGGCTGGCGCGGCCGGAGAAATTCTTCGACACGCTGGAAGCGATGGATGTGCAAGTAGAGGAAGCCGTCCCCTTTGCAGATCACCATGTCTATTCGGAAGACGATTTGGAAATGCTGGCGCAAATGGCCGAGGAACGCGGCGCAACGTTGATCACTACGGAGAAAGATGCGGCACGCCTCACGCCCGCGTGGCGCGCGCGCGTGGCGGTGCTTCCGGTGGCGGCGCGTTTCAGCGATGAGGCCGCGCTGGACGCCTTGCTCGCGCCGATCCAATCGCGGATGACGGCCACGCATGGCTAA
- a CDS encoding GNAT family N-acetyltransferase encodes MNVRPAEPDDLDALARLWCEVWTASHAPLMPEALIKLRTLESFHERLAHMISDVRVIGPPGAPIGFCAIKDDELYQMFVSSAAQGTGAAAMLMADGEARLKANGVATTWLSCAIGNDRAARFYEKLGWRRAGVMMNEVETSAGPFALETWRYEKDLHAE; translated from the coding sequence ATGAACGTTCGGCCAGCAGAACCAGATGATCTCGACGCCCTGGCGCGGCTCTGGTGCGAGGTGTGGACCGCCTCACATGCGCCGTTGATGCCGGAGGCGCTGATCAAGCTGCGGACGCTGGAGAGTTTCCACGAACGGCTCGCGCACATGATCAGCGATGTCCGCGTCATCGGACCTCCCGGTGCGCCGATCGGCTTTTGCGCCATCAAGGACGATGAACTCTACCAGATGTTCGTCTCGTCTGCCGCGCAAGGCACGGGTGCGGCGGCGATGCTGATGGCGGACGGTGAAGCGCGGCTGAAAGCGAATGGAGTGGCGACGACGTGGCTTTCGTGCGCGATCGGCAACGACCGCGCTGCGCGGTTCTACGAAAAACTCGGCTGGCGGCGCGCGGGCGTGATGATGAATGAAGTCGAGACATCGGCGGGGCCGTTCGCGCTGGAGACGTGGCGGTACGAGAAGGATCTACACGCAGAATGA
- the xseA gene encoding exodeoxyribonuclease VII large subunit: MKLMSETAESTQAANSNLPELTVSELSQAVKRSVETNFDRVRVRGELGRVMIAKSGHLYVDLKDANATISTVMFRLEAQKLNFKPEEGLEVVAEGKLSTFPGRSQYQLICDRMAPAGAGALLAQLEKLKARLQAEGLFARERKKPIPYLPQTIGVVTSPTGAVIRDILHRLRERFPRRVIIWPVLVQGPEAAGQVARAIKGFNALQGRDRPDVLIVARGGGSIEDLWAFNEEAVVRAAAESQIPLISAVGHETDTTLIDYASDLRAPTPTAAAERAVPVRSELIERVTSADGRLKNGLVRGLERRRTELRAAAGKLPRLETLFQIPQQRFDRAAERLNAALVANTRAAQSKLDRVAARLRPEALVQDIARRHDHLVRTTARLQPAIKRTLEGHRKHLDGATRMLESLSHKSVLARGFVMVHRDDGTLVRAAKDLNAGDVIDLTFADDHKKAVIDPPADGAAKPKGKSTKPGGDQGQLF, from the coding sequence ATGAAACTGATGTCAGAGACGGCAGAGAGCACCCAGGCCGCGAATTCCAACTTGCCGGAATTGACCGTCAGCGAGTTGTCGCAGGCGGTGAAGCGGTCGGTCGAGACCAATTTCGACCGTGTCCGCGTGCGCGGCGAACTCGGCCGCGTGATGATCGCCAAGTCCGGCCATCTCTACGTCGATCTCAAAGACGCCAACGCCACCATCTCGACGGTGATGTTTCGCCTCGAAGCGCAGAAGCTCAACTTCAAGCCGGAGGAAGGCTTGGAGGTCGTCGCCGAGGGCAAGCTCTCGACCTTTCCCGGCCGCTCGCAATACCAGCTCATCTGCGACCGCATGGCGCCCGCCGGCGCCGGCGCGCTGTTGGCGCAACTCGAGAAGCTGAAAGCGCGGCTGCAAGCGGAGGGCCTGTTCGCGCGCGAGCGCAAGAAGCCGATCCCGTATCTGCCGCAAACCATCGGCGTAGTGACATCGCCCACCGGCGCTGTGATCCGTGACATCCTGCATCGCCTGCGCGAGCGCTTTCCGCGCCGCGTCATCATCTGGCCGGTGCTGGTGCAGGGGCCCGAGGCCGCCGGCCAAGTCGCGCGCGCCATCAAGGGCTTCAACGCGTTGCAAGGCCGTGACCGCCCCGACGTGCTGATCGTGGCACGCGGCGGCGGGTCGATCGAGGATCTCTGGGCCTTCAACGAAGAGGCCGTCGTCCGCGCCGCCGCCGAAAGCCAGATCCCGCTCATCAGCGCCGTCGGCCACGAGACCGACACCACTTTGATCGACTACGCCTCCGATCTCCGCGCGCCAACGCCGACCGCCGCCGCTGAACGCGCCGTGCCGGTGCGGTCGGAGTTGATCGAGCGCGTCACCAGCGCTGATGGCCGGCTAAAGAATGGCCTGGTCCGCGGCCTCGAACGCCGCCGCACCGAACTCCGCGCCGCGGCCGGGAAGCTGCCGCGCCTGGAGACGCTGTTTCAAATCCCGCAACAGCGTTTCGATCGCGCAGCCGAGCGTCTCAACGCGGCGCTCGTCGCTAACACGCGCGCCGCGCAATCCAAACTCGATCGCGTCGCCGCGCGCCTGCGCCCCGAAGCGCTGGTGCAAGACATCGCCCGCCGCCACGACCATCTCGTCCGCACCACAGCGCGCCTGCAGCCCGCGATCAAACGCACGTTGGAAGGTCACCGAAAGCATCTCGATGGCGCCACACGCATGTTGGAATCGCTGTCGCACAAAAGCGTGCTGGCGCGCGGCTTCGTCATGGTTCACCGCGATGACGGCACGCTTGTCCGCGCCGCCAAGGATCTGAACGCCGGCGACGTGATCGACCTCACCTTCGCCGACGATCACAAGAAAGCGGTGATCGATCCGCCTGCGGATGGCGCGGCAAAGCCGAAAGGTAAGAGCACCAAGCCCGGCGGCGATCAGGGTCAGCTGTTCTAG
- a CDS encoding DUF2093 domain-containing protein, translating into MNKHDPGGAEAKLHYGDNEITILKHGTHVLCAVSGERIPLDELRYWNVDLQEAYRSPKEATQRWKELQEKKQR; encoded by the coding sequence ATGAACAAGCACGATCCGGGCGGCGCCGAGGCCAAGCTCCATTACGGTGACAACGAGATCACGATTCTAAAGCACGGGACGCATGTCCTGTGCGCCGTATCGGGCGAGCGCATTCCGCTGGACGAATTGCGCTATTGGAACGTCGACCTGCAGGAAGCCTATCGCAGCCCAAAGGAAGCGACGCAGCGCTGGAAAGAACTCCAGGAGAAGAAGCAGCGATGA
- a CDS encoding 3-deoxy-D-manno-octulosonic acid transferase, whose product MSFSPALAAYRAATSVVGAFAGLWLGARADKGKEDKARLGERFGRYIRDRPAGTLIWLHAASVGESGVALGLIEAMSVRDPSLSFLLSTGTRTSADLVARRALPRVTHIYAPLDRGSVVRRFLDHWRPDLGVFVESEIWPNLILAAEARRVPLALVNARMSPNSLQRWRDWPKAGARLLRAFAFVSAADTRTSAALTEVRGESVPALGNLKLAAPALRVDANTRAALAQEIGARPFWLAASTHLGEDEIALAAHALIRAESPDALLVIAPRHPERGAAIATRADNAPRRSKAEPIGHAPVYIADTLGELGLFYDLAPTALVAGSLRPDLKGHNPIEPAKLDAAIVSGPHVESFQDLFDALTAAGGVTTVNDAASIANAVTRLWSDEAARSAQIAAARGVIAHGVEAFDATVTQLIALLPQGADVRPAHATA is encoded by the coding sequence GTGAGCTTCTCACCCGCCCTTGCCGCCTATCGCGCGGCGACAAGCGTCGTCGGCGCCTTCGCGGGGCTGTGGCTTGGCGCCCGTGCGGATAAGGGCAAGGAAGACAAAGCGCGTTTGGGCGAGCGTTTCGGCCGCTACATCCGCGACCGGCCGGCTGGGACTCTGATTTGGCTACATGCGGCGAGCGTGGGCGAGAGCGGCGTGGCGTTAGGGCTGATTGAGGCGATGAGCGTGCGCGATCCGTCGCTCTCGTTCTTGTTGAGCACCGGCACGCGCACGTCGGCCGACCTCGTTGCGCGGCGTGCGTTGCCCCGCGTGACGCATATCTATGCGCCGCTAGATCGCGGCAGCGTGGTGCGGCGCTTCCTCGATCATTGGCGGCCGGACCTCGGCGTGTTCGTCGAGAGCGAGATTTGGCCAAATCTGATCTTGGCCGCCGAAGCGCGGCGCGTGCCGCTGGCGCTCGTGAACGCGCGCATGAGCCCTAACTCACTGCAACGCTGGCGCGATTGGCCGAAAGCGGGTGCGCGACTGCTCAGGGCGTTCGCGTTCGTCTCGGCCGCAGACACGCGAACATCGGCGGCGCTCACCGAGGTTCGAGGCGAAAGCGTCCCGGCGCTTGGCAATCTGAAACTGGCGGCGCCTGCGCTGCGCGTCGATGCAAACACGCGAGCGGCCTTGGCGCAGGAGATCGGCGCCAGGCCGTTCTGGCTTGCGGCTTCCACTCATCTAGGCGAGGACGAGATCGCGCTCGCGGCGCACGCCCTGATCCGCGCTGAATCGCCGGACGCGCTGCTGGTGATTGCGCCGCGTCATCCTGAACGCGGCGCGGCAATTGCCACGCGGGCTGACAATGCGCCACGGCGTTCGAAAGCCGAGCCGATCGGGCATGCGCCTGTCTACATCGCCGATACGCTGGGAGAGTTGGGGTTGTTCTACGATCTCGCACCGACGGCGCTGGTCGCAGGCAGCCTGCGGCCTGACCTCAAGGGGCACAACCCGATCGAGCCAGCCAAACTCGACGCCGCGATCGTCTCGGGACCTCACGTTGAGAGCTTTCAGGACTTGTTCGATGCGCTTACGGCGGCGGGTGGTGTGACCACTGTGAACGATGCAGCATCAATCGCGAACGCCGTAACGCGCCTTTGGAGTGATGAAGCAGCGCGCTCCGCGCAAATTGCGGCGGCGCGCGGCGTGATCGCGCACGGCGTGGAGGCGTTCGACGCGACGGTGACACAGCTCATCGCGTTGCTGCCGCAGGGCGCGGATGTGAGGCCGGCGCATGCGACCGCCTGA
- a CDS encoding M23 family metallopeptidase, protein MKLVGGILALLLVACAAPDAPAQPEQPPVATPPIQVVSPVDPPPPATLSLNCAGAFTQGGVALCRTLPGAVINVDGVSSGIADAQGWAVIGFPRDHDAEAVVAASEPVRTDGVRQDVYRTVEGRYAIAPRQFDIQRVDGLPQQTVTPTDPEVIARIQREAAVKQQGWNSYADIEGFLDGFIIPVEGGRVSGTWGNQRVLNGVPASPHFGYDIAAPAGTPIRAPAAGVVTLAQPDMHYEGGLVFIDHGQNLITMYLHMSRLDVQVGDRVEQGQGIGAVGSSGRATGPHLCWRMKWRDRQLDPSVALQGLSAARAALISAN, encoded by the coding sequence ATGAAACTGGTCGGGGGGATACTCGCACTTCTGCTCGTCGCCTGCGCCGCGCCGGACGCGCCGGCGCAACCGGAACAGCCGCCGGTTGCGACGCCGCCGATCCAGGTCGTCAGCCCCGTCGATCCTCCGCCGCCCGCGACGCTTTCGCTCAATTGCGCCGGCGCCTTCACCCAAGGCGGCGTGGCGCTTTGTCGGACTCTGCCCGGCGCAGTCATCAACGTGGACGGTGTTTCAAGCGGCATCGCCGATGCGCAAGGCTGGGCCGTGATTGGCTTCCCGCGCGATCATGACGCCGAAGCTGTCGTAGCCGCGAGCGAGCCTGTCCGCACAGACGGCGTTCGCCAAGATGTCTATCGCACTGTCGAAGGGCGCTACGCGATCGCGCCGCGCCAGTTCGACATCCAGCGCGTCGACGGCCTGCCGCAGCAAACCGTGACGCCCACCGATCCCGAAGTGATCGCACGCATTCAGCGCGAAGCGGCGGTGAAGCAGCAGGGTTGGAACAGCTACGCCGACATCGAAGGCTTTCTCGACGGCTTCATCATCCCTGTCGAAGGCGGCCGCGTCTCCGGCACATGGGGCAACCAGCGCGTCTTGAACGGCGTGCCCGCTTCACCGCACTTCGGCTACGACATCGCAGCCCCCGCCGGCACGCCGATTCGCGCGCCTGCCGCCGGCGTTGTCACGCTGGCGCAGCCGGATATGCATTACGAAGGCGGGCTCGTGTTCATCGACCACGGCCAGAATCTCATCACCATGTATCTGCACATGAGCCGGCTCGACGTTCAGGTCGGCGATCGCGTGGAGCAGGGCCAAGGCATCGGCGCCGTCGGCTCCAGCGGCCGCGCCACCGGCCCGCATCTTTGCTGGCGCATGAAGTGGCGCGACCGCCAACTCGATCCAAGCGTGGCGCTGCAGGGCCTGAGCGCTGCGCGCGCTGCGTTGATCAGCGCGAACTAG
- a CDS encoding ABC transporter ATP-binding protein, protein MKTRGLFGRLWRDYVSRYASDFTLLVPALALVAAAGVSYALILKYTTDGVANDQPNVVFLAPVAVLIATSLRAFGMWAQAVLSQGLALKVLRDLQGAMFAKLMKVDFARHAREEPGKLVSRFTNDINVVSEALVRGAQATIRDALTLIGAIASMLWFDWVLTLVVFVVFAAAAWPLQLIAKKARDKTKEAQIQIGSLTTLLTETFSAARFVKTYSLEDHEIARTDASFEERRRLSMKLAYNRASTVPLMEIIGGIALAGVLWIAGLRIIADVMTVGDLIGMIGAVGVATPAARALGQFNTAMGEANAALARIFGLLDEPMTINNKPDAKPIAITNGRVEFEDVSFSYGEGPALEHVSFTVEPGETVAFVGPSGAGKSTIFNLLPRLYDATGGAVRIDGQDVRDVTVASLRASLSLVAQEAAMFNDTIRANIALGREGATHAEIEEAARGAAAHEFITALPNGYDTVVGERGANLSGGERQRIALARAFLRDAPILLLDEATSALDAESEAKVQEALARLAKGRTVLVIAHRLATVRDADRILVLDDGRVAEMGAHGDLMAQNGLYARLNVLQFRAE, encoded by the coding sequence ATGAAAACGCGCGGACTCTTCGGCCGCCTGTGGCGTGACTACGTCTCGCGCTACGCCAGCGATTTCACATTGCTCGTGCCGGCGTTGGCGCTGGTGGCGGCGGCCGGAGTCTCGTATGCGCTGATCTTGAAGTACACTACCGACGGCGTCGCCAACGATCAGCCGAACGTGGTGTTCCTCGCGCCGGTCGCAGTGTTGATTGCAACTTCACTTCGGGCGTTCGGGATGTGGGCGCAGGCGGTATTGTCACAAGGGTTGGCGCTCAAGGTGCTGCGCGACCTGCAAGGCGCGATGTTCGCCAAGCTGATGAAGGTGGATTTCGCGCGCCACGCGCGTGAAGAGCCGGGCAAGCTGGTGTCGCGCTTCACCAACGACATCAACGTCGTCAGCGAAGCGCTGGTGCGCGGCGCTCAGGCCACGATACGTGATGCCCTGACCCTGATCGGCGCGATTGCGTCGATGCTCTGGTTCGATTGGGTGCTCACCCTGGTCGTTTTTGTCGTGTTCGCGGCGGCGGCTTGGCCATTGCAGCTGATCGCCAAAAAAGCACGCGACAAGACCAAGGAAGCGCAAATCCAGATTGGCTCGCTGACCACGCTGCTGACGGAGACGTTCAGTGCGGCGCGGTTCGTGAAGACCTACAGCCTGGAAGATCACGAGATTGCGCGGACGGATGCGTCATTCGAGGAGCGGCGCCGGCTTTCGATGAAGCTCGCCTACAATCGCGCCAGCACCGTGCCGCTGATGGAGATCATCGGCGGCATAGCGTTGGCGGGCGTGCTCTGGATTGCGGGGCTGCGCATTATCGCCGATGTCATGACTGTCGGCGATCTGATCGGCATGATCGGCGCTGTGGGCGTTGCGACGCCGGCGGCGCGGGCGCTTGGGCAGTTCAACACGGCGATGGGCGAAGCCAACGCGGCGCTGGCGCGAATTTTCGGCCTGCTCGATGAACCGATGACGATAAACAACAAGCCGGACGCCAAGCCGATTGCGATCACCAATGGCCGCGTCGAGTTCGAGGATGTCTCGTTCTCCTATGGCGAAGGTCCAGCGCTAGAGCACGTGAGCTTCACGGTGGAGCCCGGCGAAACCGTCGCGTTCGTGGGACCCTCGGGCGCCGGCAAGTCGACGATCTTCAACCTGCTGCCCCGCCTCTATGACGCCACGGGCGGCGCGGTGCGGATCGATGGCCAGGACGTGCGCGACGTCACCGTTGCGTCGCTGCGCGCCTCGCTCTCGCTGGTCGCGCAGGAAGCCGCGATGTTCAACGACACCATCCGCGCCAACATCGCGCTCGGCCGCGAAGGCGCGACACATGCCGAGATCGAAGAAGCCGCACGCGGCGCGGCCGCGCATGAGTTCATCACCGCATTGCCGAATGGCTACGACACCGTCGTCGGTGAACGCGGCGCCAATCTCTCGGGCGGCGAGCGGCAGCGCATTGCCTTGGCGCGCGCGTTTCTGCGCGACGCGCCGATCCTGCTGTTGGACGAAGCGACCAGCGCGCTCGATGCTGAGAGCGAAGCCAAGGTGCAAGAGGCGCTCGCGCGCTTGGCCAAAGGCCGCACAGTGCTGGTTATCGCCCACCGGCTCGCCACCGTGCGCGACGCTGACCGCATCCTGGTGCTGGATGACGGGCGCGTGGCGGAAATGGGCGCGCACGGCGATCTGATGGCCCAGAATGGCCTCTACGCCCGGCTCAACGTTCTCCAATTTCGCGCCGAATAG
- a CDS encoding UrcA family protein: protein MSRTVPLLCAALLVAAAATPSFAQNRNPTRETERIYIGDLDLYEPKDAEELLTRIDAAAYRVCSDEDRPQNALERRVSAECGDETADNTVNDLNHPMVNALHQGLSPEVIIEEGSADPYAHEPYLDVQKK, encoded by the coding sequence ATGTCACGCACCGTGCCCCTGTTGTGCGCCGCCCTCTTGGTCGCTGCAGCCGCCACCCCATCCTTCGCGCAGAACCGCAATCCGACGCGCGAGACCGAACGCATCTATATCGGCGATCTCGATCTCTATGAGCCGAAGGACGCAGAGGAATTGCTCACACGCATCGACGCGGCGGCCTACCGCGTCTGCAGCGACGAAGACCGCCCGCAAAACGCTTTGGAGCGCCGCGTGAGCGCCGAGTGTGGAGATGAAACAGCCGACAACACCGTCAATGACCTCAATCATCCAATGGTGAACGCGCTGCACCAGGGCCTCTCGCCTGAAGTCATTATCGAGGAGGGCTCTGCCGATCCGTACGCGCACGAGCCTTATCTCGATGTTCAAAAGAAGTAG
- a CDS encoding cupin domain-containing protein yields the protein MSRLPIALAALAPLLALGGGCSTMDRISPDRAPRADDTLRAIQSAHFHECPEGRALANARIGSDNESRGVDTQDIGLVPLASDPSRAVRLRRITVQAGGAIAWHAHDGVQGMALVLSGEITEFRNTCLDPIVYRAGDVAREDAQTAHGWRNTSRYPAVILVTHVVPRS from the coding sequence ATGTCACGTTTGCCGATTGCGCTGGCGGCGCTTGCGCCATTGCTTGCCTTGGGCGGCGGTTGCTCGACCATGGACCGCATCAGTCCAGACCGCGCGCCCCGGGCCGACGATACGCTCCGCGCGATCCAGAGCGCGCATTTCCACGAATGCCCGGAGGGTCGCGCCTTGGCGAATGCGCGCATCGGCAGCGACAACGAATCCCGCGGTGTCGACACGCAAGACATTGGCCTAGTCCCGCTCGCCAGCGATCCGAGCCGCGCGGTGCGGCTGCGGCGCATCACGGTTCAGGCGGGCGGGGCGATCGCTTGGCACGCGCATGACGGTGTGCAGGGCATGGCGTTGGTGCTTTCGGGCGAGATCACGGAATTCCGCAACACCTGTCTCGACCCGATCGTCTACCGCGCCGGCGATGTCGCGCGCGAAGACGCGCAAACCGCACACGGCTGGCGCAACACGTCACGCTATCCGGCGGTGATCCTGGTGACCCACGTGGTGCCGCGGAGCTAG
- a CDS encoding lysophospholipid acyltransferase family protein yields MKSILGNPVVQFLLGRLIGSYMLFVGVTTRWQKVNRAAVEPFWAPGAGRLILCIWHGRFPLIHTMWSFKRGAPKGKMLISQSREGGIVAHTSRTVGAGVIRGSAAKGRQAKGGLEAVRAMARHIESGGIVGVTPDGPRGPRMRAKKGPVQVAKLAGAPLLPVAWATSNRIVLNSWDNFVLPLPFGRGAKIWGNPIAPPAPDAGDEEVQRIRLALETEMNRISAEADRIAGVPVIEPAPPKFETTTPEPAATAS; encoded by the coding sequence TTGAAGAGCATTCTCGGCAACCCGGTCGTCCAGTTCCTGTTGGGGCGCCTGATCGGCAGCTACATGCTGTTCGTGGGCGTGACCACGCGCTGGCAAAAGGTCAACCGCGCCGCGGTCGAGCCGTTCTGGGCGCCCGGCGCTGGCCGTTTGATTCTTTGCATCTGGCACGGGCGCTTTCCTCTGATTCATACGATGTGGTCGTTCAAGCGCGGCGCGCCAAAAGGCAAAATGCTGATCTCGCAGTCCCGCGAGGGCGGCATCGTGGCGCACACCTCGCGCACGGTCGGCGCCGGAGTCATTCGAGGCTCTGCCGCCAAGGGCCGCCAGGCCAAAGGCGGCCTGGAGGCGGTTCGCGCCATGGCCCGCCACATCGAAAGCGGCGGCATCGTCGGCGTGACGCCGGATGGCCCGCGCGGTCCTCGCATGCGCGCCAAGAAGGGACCGGTCCAGGTCGCCAAGCTCGCTGGCGCACCTTTACTTCCGGTGGCGTGGGCGACGTCAAATCGGATCGTGCTCAACAGCTGGGACAATTTTGTTCTTCCGCTGCCTTTCGGTCGTGGCGCGAAAATCTGGGGCAATCCGATCGCACCGCCCGCGCCCGATGCGGGCGACGAAGAGGTGCAGCGCATTCGACTCGCACTCGAGACAGAGATGAACCGCATCTCTGCGGAGGCCGATCGCATCGCTGGCGTTCCGGTGATCGAGCCCGCACCACCAAAGTTTGAGACCACGACGCCCGAGCCCGCGGCGACGGCCTCGTGA
- a CDS encoding lysophospholipid acyltransferase family protein — protein sequence MAKSKPLNFGFRLEAIAWNAYIGGLSALGLDRASRWGGAIVPVVARASSAWKTAIRNIKMSFPNESDAWHREVRAETFNELGRMSGEFPHMGKFLEKYRSGELAFEGKERVEATLGKGAVFIGGHFTDWEVTSLCLAQVDPTCHFTYRPANNPIIDKYIVDTRARFGLALQAAKGKEGGMGLLRSLKKGRSIALMNDQKYNKGLAVPMFGHDCMTADGPTRLALKFGVPLIPITGRRIEGTKFVATAYPAVPLDYDKPDDEQTVFDGVKRINEFMEARVREAPGQWFWAHRRWPKEAWKAAGLV from the coding sequence ATGGCTAAGTCAAAGCCGCTCAATTTTGGTTTCCGCCTCGAGGCGATCGCGTGGAACGCCTACATCGGCGGGCTGAGCGCGCTTGGCCTTGACCGCGCCTCGCGCTGGGGTGGCGCAATCGTGCCGGTGGTGGCGCGCGCGTCCAGTGCGTGGAAAACGGCGATCCGCAACATCAAGATGTCGTTCCCAAACGAGAGCGACGCTTGGCACCGCGAAGTGCGCGCGGAGACGTTCAACGAACTCGGCCGCATGTCCGGCGAATTTCCGCATATGGGCAAGTTTCTGGAGAAGTATCGCTCCGGCGAACTCGCGTTCGAGGGCAAGGAGCGCGTGGAGGCGACGCTCGGCAAGGGCGCAGTGTTCATTGGCGGGCATTTCACCGATTGGGAAGTGACCTCGCTCTGCCTCGCGCAAGTCGATCCGACCTGCCACTTCACCTATCGCCCCGCCAACAATCCCATCATCGACAAATACATTGTCGATACTCGTGCCAGGTTTGGGCTCGCGCTGCAGGCGGCGAAGGGTAAGGAGGGCGGCATGGGCCTGCTGCGCTCGCTGAAGAAAGGCCGCAGCATCGCGCTGATGAACGACCAGAAGTACAACAAGGGCTTGGCCGTGCCGATGTTCGGACATGACTGCATGACGGCGGATGGTCCGACACGGCTCGCGCTCAAGTTTGGCGTGCCACTGATCCCGATCACCGGGCGTCGCATCGAAGGCACCAAGTTCGTGGCCACCGCCTATCCCGCGGTCCCGCTCGACTACGACAAACCAGACGACGAGCAGACTGTGTTCGACGGCGTGAAGCGCATCAACGAATTCATGGAAGCGCGCGTTCGGGAGGCGCCCGGCCAATGGTTCTGGGCGCATCGGCGCTGGCCGAAGGAAGCGTGGAAGGCGGCGGGCCTGGTATGA
- a CDS encoding fused DSP-PTPase phosphatase/NAD kinase-like protein, whose protein sequence is MNSGTDPAKPSRFDLATPEGRRAAERDLVWIDHGFLRARFSNFHWIEPDVMARANQPSPQAVARYAAQGFKTILNLRGKSDTGYYALEREACAAHGIDMIDVRMHSREPPSRAQVNGAKEIFDTIRYPALMHCKSGADRAGVMAVLYKHFKMGMPIEDAVEQLGLRYLHVKQGKTGMIDFFFGTYLAQANGKPFLQWVNEDYDQKTVKAAFMGEWWANILTDKILRRE, encoded by the coding sequence ATGAATTCAGGGACCGATCCGGCCAAGCCGTCGCGTTTCGACCTCGCCACCCCGGAAGGGCGGCGGGCGGCCGAGCGCGATCTGGTCTGGATCGACCACGGCTTTCTGCGCGCCCGGTTCTCGAACTTCCACTGGATCGAGCCTGACGTGATGGCCCGGGCCAACCAGCCGTCGCCGCAAGCGGTCGCCCGCTACGCGGCGCAAGGGTTCAAGACCATCCTCAACCTGCGTGGCAAGTCGGACACCGGCTACTATGCGCTCGAGCGCGAAGCCTGCGCCGCACACGGCATCGACATGATCGATGTGCGCATGCACTCGCGCGAACCGCCCAGCCGCGCCCAAGTCAACGGGGCCAAAGAGATATTCGACACGATCCGCTATCCCGCGCTGATGCACTGTAAGTCCGGCGCGGATCGGGCCGGGGTGATGGCGGTGCTCTACAAGCACTTCAAAATGGGCATGCCGATTGAAGACGCCGTCGAGCAACTGGGCCTGCGCTATCTGCACGTGAAGCAGGGCAAGACCGGCATGATCGATTTCTTCTTCGGCACGTATCTAGCGCAGGCAAACGGCAAGCCGTTCCTGCAATGGGTGAACGAAGACTACGATCAGAAGACCGTCAAAGCCGCCTTCATGGGCGAGTGGTGGGCGAACATCCTGACCGACAAGATCCTGCGGCGCGAATGA